CGAACATTCTCGCGCTGTCCGCCAATTACTTCCTTTCCAAGCGCACTGCTCTGTATGCGGAAGTCGACACATATCGACTGAGAGGCGGCGCTGCTCGAGATCAAGTGTATTACTGGACGGGAACCGACAATCCAAACATGACGTCCCTAAACCAGTACACAGCGTTGATCGGTCTGACTCATCATTTCTAAGGATTGCCTATCATGCATCTCGCCAAACGTCTCGCTTCAACAATCTCTCGCGCGACCGCCGTGATCGCGCTGGTTGCTACCACCGCCACCTCCGCACATGCAGCTGCGGCCAACGCAAAGGTCATCCTGCTGGGCGCTGACGACGTCTGTGCCTATTGCGCAGCCTACAACACCGCTGCGCGGCAATACGCTACGGAGAAAGGGATCGATCTGAAGATCGTCACCAACAAATTCGATGCAGCTCAGCAAGCCGCGCAGGTCGACCAGGCAATCGCGCAGAAGCCGGCCGCGATCTTGCTGTGGGCGATCGATGGCACAGCGCTGCTTCCGTCGATGCACAAGATCCAGCGTGCCGGCATTCCACTCTTGTTGACGAACGTCCTTCCCGATCAAAAATATAACAGTCTGTGGGCCGGATACAGCGGTGTGAACGACGAGGCCCTGGCCCGCGCTGGAGCGCATCTGCTGGTCGACGGATTCAAGGCAAAGGGACTGGGTACCACAGGCGAGATCATCGAACTTACGGGATACGTGGGGCAGGCGCAAGTCATTGCGCGCCAGCACGGCTTTGAGGACGAGTTAGCCAAAATTGCACCGGGAATCAAGATCGTCGGCGTACAACCGGGCAATTGGGATCAAGGTACCGCGACCACCGCTGCGGCAGGGCTGTTCACCAAGTTCGGCGCAAACATCAAAGGGGTGTACGCGCAGGAAGACGCCATGGCCGCCGGTGCGATTGTCGCAGCGGAGCGCGCGGGCCTGGCACCCGCAAAGATGGCCATTGTGGGTTCGGGATGCGAGCCCGTCGGAGTCGAACTGCTCAAGTCGGGCAAGCTCTACGGCACTGTTCTCCAGTCGCCCATGGACGAAGCGCACTATGCGATCGATGGCGTCGTTGACCTGCTCAACGGAAAAGCGCCCGACAAGCTGCGATACGTCCCGCATCCGGCGGTAACGGGAAAAGAGAGTGTCGATAGCGTTTGCAAGTCTTGGCCCAAATCCTCCAGCTGAGCCGAGTGCGGCGACTTTTTACCATTTTGTGCCATGGGTGTACAAAACCGCGCCCATGGTCTTCTGCTTGGCAGGCAATATCATGACCGATTCCATACTCGTCGCGCACGATCTCAGCAAACGCTACGGCGGCGTGCAAGCACTTCGCAGTGTCGGCTTCGAACTCAGACGTCAGGAAATCCATGGGCTGTGCGGCGAAAACGGCGCAGGCAAGAGCACCATCGTCAAGATCCTCGGCGGATTTGTCAAACCCGACACCGGAACCGTCACGGTCGACGGAGTATCGATCGCGCTTGGTGAACGTGTTGACCCGCGCCTTATCTCCATCGTCCACCAGGAACTATCAATCGTCCCTCACTTGTCCGTCTCCGAGAACGTCATGCTCGGAGCACCGGAAGTGGGAGCCATCTATTTGCGCAGCCGCTTCGATGCGATCGTGCGCAAGCACCTCGACGCGGTCGGCTTGTCACACATCGATCCCTCGAAGCCTGCCTCTACCCTCAGCCTGGCAGAGCGTCAACTCGTCGAAATCGCACGCGGGGTCGCGCGGGGTGCGAAGGTACTGTTGCTCGATGAACCCACTGCAACCCTATCAGATGCGGAAATTAGCCGCGTGTTCAGCGTCCTCCGCACTCTGAGGGATGCAGGCACGTCACTAGTCATCATAAGCCACCGGCTTGACGAAATCTTCGCCCTCACCGATCGCGTCACGGTGTTCCGGAGCGGCCAGCACGTCTGGACGCGTCGGACCGACGAGCTCACAAACGATGAACTGGTTCGCGCCATGATCGGCCGCGATCTTGTGCGCGGAGACCACGCCACATCCAGAGTGCCGCGCGACTCCGGGACACTGCGCATCCGGACAAGGAATCACGCGTTGGCGGCTCGATTCAAGGCCTTTGATCTGGCATTTGCCCCTGGGGAAATCGTGGCCGTCGTTGGGCAATTAGGATCTGGAGCGGACGCATTCATCGAAACGCTGGCAGGATTGCACCCAGCATATACCGGGCACATCGAACTCGACGGAAAAGCTGTGCTATTGCATAGCATCGAAGCCGCGCACGCGGAGGGCATCGCCTACGTTCCGGAGGATCGTGCCGGAAAAGGCGTCTTTCTGGACGCGCCGATCGGCATCAATCTTACCTCCCATATTCTTCCCCAAGTGAGCACGCGAGGCTGGATCTCTTCTCCGGTAGAACACGACCGTGCGTCGTCCCTCGCCGGCGAATTCCAGATCGACCCCAGCAGACTACCTCACGACGTTTCGACGCTAAGCGGTGGAAATCAGCAGAAGGTCGCAATTGCAAAGGCTGTTAGCACGAAACCACGGCTACTGCTGCTAAACGAACCAACGCGCGGCGTCGATATCGGCGCTCGCGCCGAGATCTATACGCGCATTCGAAAACTCACTGAAGGAGGCATGACGGTGATCTTTTATTCGACGGACCTCGAGGAGATTATGGAGGTTGCAGAACGAATCGTAACTGTCTACCGGGGGAGCATCGTTCGATTTTGGGAGCGAGAAACCGCGACCAATGACGACATCCTGCACGACATTCTGCATGGCAGTGGTATCCTGGAGGCAGTATGAAGATGGTGATTTCTTCGACCCCCAACGCATCCAAAACGAACCAGTCGCAATTCCGCATCTGGTTACGCAACGAATTCAGCCCGAATCGTGTGCAGGCAACGACGGTCCGGCTGCTTTGTTTGATCGTGTTCGCCGGAGCGGGAATGGTTGTCCCGCACTTTGCTTCAACTGCCAACCTCTCTTCGATCGTCTACTCAACTGCGGCGATCGGCACTGCGGCAATCGGTCTTGCGGCCGTTACGCTTTGCGGCGAGCTATTTCTCCTCTCCACCGGCGCGACGGCTGCGTTTGCAGCAATCGTGTTCGTGTCTGCGCTTGGATTTGGCTCGGTCGCAGCATGCGTTGCCGCCGTGGCGGTCGGGCTAACCATCGGCTTTCTTCAAGGGCTAGCGGTCGGACTGCTGCGTTGCAATCCGATCATCGCATCGATCGCAGCGGCATCAGTGATTACGGGAGTGGCGTCGTTGCTCACGGGCGGAAGGACGATCATCGGCGAGGGCGACGTATCATGGCTTGGGCTGGGTGTGTTGTTTCCGGGGCTACCTCATCAAGGGCTGCTTCTGGTTGTCGCGGCGCTTGTGCTTGAGATCGTTATGCAACGTACCCGATTCGGCCGTGAATTGCGGCTCGTCGGCATCAATCGCGTTGCCGCGCGTATTGCAGGTCTGAGAACCCGGCTCACTGCACTTGTCAGCTGCACCTTGGCCGGTGGTACTGCGGCGATGGCCGGCGTTCTCGTCGCATCACAGTCTGGGACAGCAAATCTGCTGATCGGCACCGATTTAACCTTTAGCGCGATCGCCGCGGTGCTCGTTGGAGGAATCGGTATTGCCGGGGGACGGGGAAGGATTTCGGACGCCGCATTCGGCGCCCTCTTCCTCGCGATAATCGGGAACCTGTTGCTCGTCAACAACCTGCCCTACGAAGCGCAACTTGCGGTCAAAGGTGCAGCGGTCCTCATCTCGGTCGCGATCGGCAGCGTCCTCAGCGGAAAGCGCCGCTAATCCTCTCTAGACAGGCAAACACCATGAACATACTCATACAGCGTGCCCCGTGGCGCCTCTTTTTGCCAATCGCTCTTCTGCTTATCTTCTCGATCAGCAATCGCGATTTCGTGTCGCTCGGTAATGTTTACGCCCTGCTGCAGTCGTTCGCACTTCTGGGCCTCGTAACGCTGGGTCTTTCACTAACAATGGTTGCCGGAGAGTTCGACCTGAGCGTCGGTTCCATCTCCGCGGTGGCCGGCCTCGTTCTCGTAAAATGCGGAGAGTCTCACCCGATTCTTGGCATCGCGGCGGCCCTCGCAGCCGGAATCGCGATTGGCCTTGCAAACGGCGGTCTCACGCGCACGTTGCGGGTATCTTCCCTCGTCACTACTCTCGGCTCGATGATCCTCCTCAATGGCGTCGCTGTCTGGCTCGAGGGTGGCCAGGTGTTGGCCTACAACAATTTCGAGGAGGCCGATCTGCTGGACTCAGCAATCGCCGGCATTCTCTCGACACGCAGTCTGATCACACTCGGGGTCTTCACTCTGACGGGAGGAATGCTGGCATTCACGCGGGTCGGCCGCGACATCCGGGCAGCAGGCAGTAACCGGAGAGCCGCCGAAATGGCCGGTGCAAACGTATCGCTTGCCCTTTACGTTGCGTTCGCCTTGTCGGGCGCCCTTGCCGCACTGACGGGTGCCTTGACTTCGATCAGCCTGTCAACGGCATCTTCGCGATTTGGCACAGACCTCGTACTCCAGGCTGCAACTGCTGCAATTGTCGGAGGCGTTACGCTCAGTGGCGGGGTCGGTTCACCAACGGGAATTGCCTTGGGTGCACTGACGTTTGCGATATTGAACAATGGTTTAAGTTTGCTCGGCGTCCCTTCAGCGACCATTCTCCTTCTGAATGGTGGGTTGCTGTTCATTGTTCTTGTCTCCAACGGCCGGCAGATATTCCCGCGGCTAGCCCTCCGGCACTAGATCATCACGAAACTGGACGGCGGGTAAGTCGATGGACGCCCGCCTGCTGAGCGCTGGAGCCTGACGATACCGTACACATCGCGGCACATCGCGCGGTGCATCCTTTCCATGGACCACACCCAACGACATCAGTGGCAGTGACCACATCTGGTTCAATACGGTAGCAACAACCCGTCGCTCCAATTCACTCATCACTCGGAAGGCATATGGACAAAAAAGAGACGGTAGACACTGATGTCTACCGTCTCTTTTTGCCAAATGTCACACTCAACGAGCACATCGCCCCGTTACATCGTGAGCAATCGCGCGCCGCGAGCGGTCTCCGTTAAGATCCGCCAGACTTCATGCCTGATTTATATCGCGGTTGCAACGCTTGCGACAGACTGGAGTTTCTCAATCTTTCCACTGCCGGAACGGCGGATAAAATCTGCCGCTCGCTCGGCTATCATGATAGTCGCGGCTGCGGTGTTTCCGCGAACCACCTTCGGCATTACTGATGCATCTGCTACGCGCAATCCTTCAATGCCCCGCACGTTCAGTTGAAGATCAACAACAGCATCGTTCGTGACGCCCATCGCGCACGTTCCGGCTGCGTGCAGACCGGTGGAGCTTCGTGCGCGAATATACTCCTCGATATCCTTGGTTTCGTCCGAAACAGCGGCCCCCGGCAGCTGTTCTGATTTCAGATATTTCGCCAGCGACGGCGCGCGCATTATATGTCGTGCCAGACGGACGCCTTCCACCTGGTTTCTCATTTCCTGCTCATGGGCAAAAAAGTTTCCAAGTACTCGTGGTGGTTGCTCCGCATCTCGGGTCCGCAGACGAACTTCCCCCTTCGAATGGCAGGTCAGGCATAACGGTGCAAGCGAAAAACAGTGCACGTCCTGAGGCAGCGGGTCTCCCCAACCCGCAGAAGAGACAGCGAGCGCGTTCAAATTGATCTCGGGCCTTCCGTCGCCGTCAATGTCAAAATATCCGCCACATTCGACTACGGTCGAGGCCAGTGCGCCAGTTCGGAACATTAACCACTGGAAACCGTTGCGCGCCGCATTCCACCCTCTGTCCTGCCCCATCAGACTAACAGGCTCTTTCAAGATCGCGTCGACGGGTGTGATCAGGTGATCCTGATAGTTCGCCCCGACCCCCGGCAAGTCTGCCTCAACCTTGATACCTAGTTCAGCGAGATGCGCAGCAGGCCCAATGCCCGAGAGCATGAGGATCTTGGGGCTCATGAAGGCCCCCGCGCAGAGTATCACCTCGTTTCGAGCCGAAACCCTGTGTTCGCCAGAACGCGTCCTGACGGCCACACCCACCGCTCGACGATTTTCCACGATGATTCGGGTCACCATAGCGTCCGTCTGCACAGCCAGATTTTTTTGCTTGCGGTCCAGGTACGCTCGCGCGGTGCTAACGCGCTCTCCTCTGTACGTGAACGATTGATAAAAGCCTGCCCCTTCCTGCATACCGCCGTTGAAATCCGGATTGAACGGAATCGGTCGGCCGTCACGATAGCCCGCTTCCTGCGCAGCCCGGACAAACGCATTAGAAAGTTCGTGACGGTGATCGGCGTCGGATATCGTTAGCGGGCCGTCTACCCCGTGAAACGGCAGGGAATAGCGTGCATTGCTTTCGGACATCCGGAAGTACGGCAATACATCCTCATAGCCCCATCCGGAGCACCCCATGTTTCGCCAGTCTTCGAAGTCTTCCTTCTGACCGCGCATGTAGACCATCGCGTTGATAGAGAGCCCCCCGCCCAACACGCGTCCCTGAAGAAACGGATACGTCCGACCGCCGCAGGCAGGTTCAGGCTCCCCTGCATATGTGAACGTACGCTTCGTTCCATGTAGCTTAAAGAATCCACCCGGAGCTCTGATGAATATGGACCTGTCATGAGGCCCCTCTTCAAGCAGTAACACCCGCTTGGTTGGGTCTTCACTGAGCCGGCCCGCAACGACGCACCCGGCCGCACCACCGCCAACCACGATGTAGTCAAACACTTCATTGTTCATACATGTCCTCGCAGCTATCGACAGAATCGTCAAAAAGCGCTGTCGAGAATCGCGTCCAGCCGCCGTATCCGCCACTCGCCATCGGTCTCCTTGACGGCTTCAATGAGGTAGCGGCCAGCCGTCGCGACACGCGTCTCGCCATCCTTTGAGGCGAGAACGACGATGTAGATCGAGAGCTTCGCAGTTGTGGGTGTTTGCTCTTCGAACCGCCCGGTACTGATGATGTGGCGACGTTGATCCGTCTGAGATCTGCGGATTCCAGAGAGGACAGCGACGATTTCGGCACGCCCGACTACAGGGCCCCATCCGATATCGGTATGCGTTACCGTGCCGCCAGTAGTTGCGTCTTCTGTGAAGGCATCGGCGAGCATGTCGAAATCGCCTTCGTCGTAGCCCCAGCAATACTTTGCAAGTGCATCGAGGATAAGCGCACGATCGTCGGCGTTGATATAGCGTGCCACGGTTGTCTCCTTTGGCCTGTCAATTTTGACCCTTCGAAAAATCGCTCGTTTTCGTGATCAGGCGCGGCCTGTCTCGAAGAATCGACCGGGCAACGTGGCCCTGCATCGATGGATCGAGACGGCAGCCCGCGCCCTGCACGGCGCAGCGACATTAGATGGCCACCGTACGCCAAAAGATTTCAATTGACAGTGTCTCGCGTGCCATCCGATCGACCGGGCGCGCCAACCGTGACAGTTCTGGTGGGGAGTCAGTTAACGTAATCTGAGTACCGTGGGCAGATCAGCATGTGGCGTGCATACGGCAACCCTCACCTCAGTCCCAAACTCTTGGTGAGGATGACGGCGACTAGCAATACGTAATGTGATGGCGTAGCCCTGCTGTTCATAATTGCCACTAGCAGGGCGAAGAATGATCGACGATCAGTACCCGTACTCATCAAGGAGACTTCACACACCCGACTGGCGCCCCAACTCGCCGACCGACTGCGCAAGAACAGGCGTAAAGAGAATTCTCACTCTCGATCCAGGCCGACGAGCAACTCGTCGATAGCCTTATACAACCGGTCGACGACGGGCGCACCGACGTCACGCTCCAGCACCCGATACTCGGCCTCAAGATCCGCTGACAATGTCAGTACCAACTGCGTGCTTTTCTCCGTCAGTGAAACCAGAATGCGGCGCTGATCATCCGCAAACCGTTCTTTCACAACAAGGTCTTGCGCCTCCATCCGCGCAAGAACGCCCGCCATACTGGGACTCGAGATCGTGCATAAGTCGGAAATCTGCCGTGGCTCCAACGGCCCGCACTCGTCGAGCGCGCGGATTACGCGCCACTGCTGCTCGGTCAGTCCATATGCACTTATCAAAGGACGGAAGCGTTCCATCATCTTTTCTCTGGCCCGCAACAGCAGCATCGGAAGGTTGCGGTGCAAAAGTTGATCAGCAGACGTATTTCGCATGGTGTATTGATCGTTCGTGCTCGGTCATGGGGGAAACCCCGCCACAAAATCCCGTTGACCGTCCATCGTAACAGGAGCACAATCACTAACATCTTAGTGTTTTTCGACCAAGGCCCATGTTCGTCGTAAATGACCATCTGATCCATCTCGAAGAGGAGCCCATGCCTCGCGATATGGATGTGCGGCGCGTCCGTGAACTGCTGGCGCAAGTTAAAACCTGCCGAACCCCCGTCGACGGTACGGTCTACGGCACACTGTTGAACGACCGTGCCGCGCTCGATGCGTTGGGCGGCGCGGTGAACGCGCCCCCGTACAAGGCGCCGCCACAAGCCCCTGTGCTGTACGTCAAGCCGCGCAACACACTCGCAGGGCATGGCACAGAAATCGTTGTGCCAGACGGCGTCGAAGGCGTACAGATAGGCGGTTCACTGGGCATCGTCATCGGACGCACGGCGTGCCGCGTGAACGTCGACGAGGCACTGGACTTCGTCGCGGGTTACACCGTCGTCGCGGATCTCTGCGTGCCACACGAAAGCGTCTATCGGCCGTCGGTCCGCTTTCGCGCACGCGATGGTTTTTGCGTGATCGGCCCCGCCATCGTCGCGCGTCGGCATGTTGCCGATGCTGATGCGTTGAACATCGAAATCAGCATCGAAGGAAAGCACACGCTTCATGCAAACACCGCGACGTCGATTCGAAACGTCGCGCGGCTGATCGCCGATGTCACCGATTTCATGACACTCGCGCCAGGCGACGTCCTGACACTCGGCGTGCCGCACGGTGCGCCCGTAGCGCTTCCTGGTGACAAGGTGCGCGTCACAATCGGCGACTGGGCGCCGCTTGATTTTTCGATGACCACCCAAGGAGGCGCGCGATGATGCGAGGCCGTGTTGCATACGCTGGCGCCATTCACGAGGCGTATCCGCACGAACGCGGCGTGCGGTTGGCCGATGGCCGAATTTGTCGCGAAGAAGACGTCGTGTGGCTCGCGCCTATCGAATTCGGCACGATCTTCGCGCTCGGCCTGAACTACGCCGAGCATGCAAAAGAGTTGCAATTCTCGAAGCAGGACGAGCCGCTCGTGTTTCTCAAGGGGCCCGGCGGCGTAATTGGCCATCGCGGTGTAACGCGCCGTCCTGCCGATGTCACGTTCATGCACTACGAGTGCGAGCTTGCCGTTGTGATTGGCCGCCCCGCGAAAGAAGTGAAGCGCGAGGACGCGATGCAGTATGTAGCCGGGTACACGATCGCGAACGACTACGCCATCCGCGACTATCTGGAGAACTACTACCGCCCTAACCTGCGCGTAAAGAACCGCGATGGGGGTACGGTGCTCGGCCCCTGGTTTGTCGACGCAGCGGATATTGCCAACGTAGCGCAGCTCGAATTGCGCACCTACGTAAACGGCAAGCTGCATCAGCAAGGCAGGACCCGTGACCTCGTTACCGACATTCCCGCGCTGATCGAATATCTCAGCAGCTTCATGACGCTTGCGCCGGGCGACATCATCCTGACGGGCACGCCCGATGGCATCGTCAATGTGGATGTCGGCGACGAAGTCATCTGCGAGATTGACGGTCTTGGCCGTCTCGCCAACGTAATTGCATCCGACGCGGATTTCAACCGCGACTGACTCACAAGGACATGCCAATGCGAATCGAACATCTGATCAACGGCAAAAATACGGCTTCGCGCGAGTATTTCGAAACCGTCAATCCCGCCACGCAAGAAGTGCTGGCTGAAGTCGCGAGCGGCACGGCGTCGGACGTCGACGCTGCCGTGCTCGCCGCGAAAGACGCGTTCCCCGCATGGGCCGCGAAGCCCGCCGCCGAGCGTGCGAAACTCGTGCGGAAGCTCGGCGAGCTGATCGCGAAGAACGTCCCCGAACTCTCCGATTCAGAAACGCGCGATACAGGGCAGACCATTTCGCAAACGCGCAAGCAACTGGTGCCGCGCGCCGCCGACAACTTCACGTACTTCGCGGAGATGTGCACGCGCGTCGACGGCCACACCTATCCGACCGACTCGCACCTGAACTACACGCTGTTTTCTCCTGTCGGCGTGTGCGCGTTGATCTCGCCGTGGAATGTGCCGTTCATGACGGCGACGTGGAAAGTCGCGCCGTGCCTGGCGTTCGGCAATACGGCCGTTCTGAAGATGAGCGAGCTTTCGCCGCTGACAGCGTCAATGCTGGGAGATCTCGCGCTCGAAGCCGGGATTCCCGCGGGCGTGCTGAACGTCGTGCACGGGTATGGCAAGGACGCAGGCGAGCCACTAGTCGCGCATCCGGATGTGCGCGCGATTTCCTTCACGGGTTCAACGGCGACGGGCAACCGCATCGTGCAGACGGCTGGTCTGAAGAAGTTTTCGATGGAACTGGGCGGCAAGTCGCCGTTCGTGATCTTCGATGATGCCGACTTCGAGCGTGCGCTCGACGCCGCCGTGTTCATGATCTTCTCGAACAACGGCGAGCGCTGCACGGCAGGCTCGCGCATTCTCGTGCAGAAGTCGATCTACGCGAAGTTCGCGGAGCGCTTTGTCGAGCGCGCAAAAGGGCTGACTGTCGGCGATCCGATGGCAGACAGCACGATCGTCGGTCCTATGATCAGCCAGGCGCATCTGGCGAAAGTGCGCAGCTACATCGAACTCGGTCCGAAGGAAGGCGCGACGCTCGCGTGCGGCGGGCTGGATGCGCCGTCGTCGTTGCCTGAGGCTTTGAAGAAGGGCAACTTCGTCAAGCCCACGGTATTCGTCGACGTAGACAACCGAATGCGTATCGCACAGGAAGAGATCTTCGGTCCTGTTGCGTGTCTGATTCCGTTCGAGGACGAAGCCGAAGCGATCCGCCTCGCCAATGATATTTCATACGGTCTTTCGAGCTACGTGTGGACCGAGAACACGGGCCGTGCGCTGCGCGTGGCGGCTTCCATCGAAGCAGGCATGTGCTTCGTGAACAGCCAGAACGTACGCGATTTGCGCCAGCCGTTTGGCGGCACAAAAGCCTCGGGTGTGGGACGCGAAGGCGGTACGTGGAGCTACGAGGCATTCCTTGAGCCGAAGAACGTGTGCGTATCGCTCGGCTCGCATCACATTCCGCGTTGGGGCGTTTGAGCGTGCGCACAGAGGAGACATCGCAATGGGCAAACTAGCACTGGCCGCAAAAGTAACGCACGTGCCTTCGTTGTATCTGTCGGAACTGGACGGACCACACAAAGGGTGTCGCCAAGCTGCAATCGAGGGTCATCATGAAATCGGAAGACGCTGCCGCGAACTTGGTGTCGACACGATCGTCGTGTTTGATGTGCACTGGCTGGTGAACAGTGAGTATCACATCAACTGCGCGCCGAAATTCGAGGGGATCTATACGAGCAATGAGTTGCCGCACTTCATCAACAATATGGAGTACGCGTATCCAGGCAATGTGCAGCTGGGCAACCTGATAGCAGAAGTCGCGAATCAAATGGGTGTGAAAAGCCGGGCGCACAGCGAGACTTCGCTCGACCTGGAATACGGCACACTCGTTCCGATGCGGTACATGAATTCGGATCAGCACTTCAAAACAGTATCCGTCGCTGGCTGGTGTATGTGGCATGACCTGTCGACGAGCGCGAGGTTCGGTCTCGCGGTGCGCAAGGCGATCGAGGAGCACTACGACGGCACGGTTGCGATTCTCGCAAGTGGCTCGCTCAGTCATCATTTCGCTAACAACGGTACTGCCGAACAGTTCATGCACAAGGTGTGGGACCCGTTTCTCGAACAGACCGACCGGCACGTCGTGTCGCTTTGGGAGAAAGGCGACTGGAAGACGTTCTGCGGCATGCTGCCGCTCTACAACGAGAAGTGCTGGGGCGAAGGCGGCATGCACGACACAGCGATGCTGCTCGGCGCGCTCGGTTGGGACCGTTATGAAGGTAAGGCTGAGGTGATTACGCCATATTTCGGCAGTTCCGGCACCGGGCAGATCAACGCGATTTTGCCCGTGACACCGTTGCCCGCCTGACGGAAGGAGTTCGACGTGCCACATCTCACGCTTGAATACAGCGCCAATCTGGCGAATGAAGAATCGATCGGGGACCTTTGCAGGAAGCTCGCACAATCGCTCGATGCGCAACGAGAGAACGATCAGCGCCTGTATCCACCTGGCGGAATTCGCGTGCGCGCATTGCGCTGCGAGCAGTACTGCATCGCCGATGGCAAAACCGAAGCCGCATTCCTTCACGCGAATCTGAAGATCGGCGCTGGCCGTTCGGAGACGGCGAAGAAAGCGACGGGCGACGCGCTTTTCGAAGTGATCAAACTTCACTTCGCCCAGACCTTCGAAAAACAGGGGCTCGCGCTCTCGCTCGAAATCAACGAGTTCAGCGAAGCGGGCACCTGGAAGCACAACAATCTGCACGTGCGCCTGAAAAGCTGAGCAGCACCAGGGAGACTTCACCATGCTAGACCAAACGACGATTCGCGAGCTTGCCGCGAAGCTCGACCAGGCCGAAAAAACACGAACGCAGTTGCGCCATTTTTCAGCCGCGTATCCCGAGATGACCATCGAGGATGGTTATGCGATCCAGCGCGAATGGGTCAAGATCAAGCTGGCCGAAGGCCGCGTGATCAAAGGCCGCAAGATTGGCCTGACTTCGCGCGCGATGCAGCGTTCGTCACAAATCGACGAACCTGATTACGCACCGCTGCTCGACAGTATGTTTATCGAAAACGGTCAGGACATTCGCGCCGACCGCTTCATTGCGCCGCGCGTCGAAGTGGAACTGGCGTTCATTCTTTCCAAGCCCCTGAAAGGCCCCGGCATCACGCTATTCGATGTGCTGGATGCCACCGCTTACGTGACGCCCGCTGTGGAGATCATCGACGCACGAATCGAGCAGTTCGACCGCGAGACCAAAGCGCCGCGA
This genomic interval from Paraburkholderia sabiae contains the following:
- the hpaH gene encoding 2-oxo-hept-4-ene-1,7-dioate hydratase, encoding MLDQTTIRELAAKLDQAEKTRTQLRHFSAAYPEMTIEDGYAIQREWVKIKLAEGRVIKGRKIGLTSRAMQRSSQIDEPDYAPLLDSMFIENGQDIRADRFIAPRVEVELAFILSKPLKGPGITLFDVLDATAYVTPAVEIIDARIEQFDRETKAPRKVFDTISDFAANAGIVMGGRPVRPMDVDLRWVGALLYKNGAIEESGLAAAVLNHPATGVAWLANKIAPYDEGLNANDVILSGSFTSPIAARAGDTFHVDYGPLGAIGFKFV
- the hpaE gene encoding 5-carboxymethyl-2-hydroxymuconate semialdehyde dehydrogenase, which gives rise to MRIEHLINGKNTASREYFETVNPATQEVLAEVASGTASDVDAAVLAAKDAFPAWAAKPAAERAKLVRKLGELIAKNVPELSDSETRDTGQTISQTRKQLVPRAADNFTYFAEMCTRVDGHTYPTDSHLNYTLFSPVGVCALISPWNVPFMTATWKVAPCLAFGNTAVLKMSELSPLTASMLGDLALEAGIPAGVLNVVHGYGKDAGEPLVAHPDVRAISFTGSTATGNRIVQTAGLKKFSMELGGKSPFVIFDDADFERALDAAVFMIFSNNGERCTAGSRILVQKSIYAKFAERFVERAKGLTVGDPMADSTIVGPMISQAHLAKVRSYIELGPKEGATLACGGLDAPSSLPEALKKGNFVKPTVFVDVDNRMRIAQEEIFGPVACLIPFEDEAEAIRLANDISYGLSSYVWTENTGRALRVAASIEAGMCFVNSQNVRDLRQPFGGTKASGVGREGGTWSYEAFLEPKNVCVSLGSHHIPRWGV
- a CDS encoding fumarylacetoacetate hydrolase family protein, coding for MFVVNDHLIHLEEEPMPRDMDVRRVRELLAQVKTCRTPVDGTVYGTLLNDRAALDALGGAVNAPPYKAPPQAPVLYVKPRNTLAGHGTEIVVPDGVEGVQIGGSLGIVIGRTACRVNVDEALDFVAGYTVVADLCVPHESVYRPSVRFRARDGFCVIGPAIVARRHVADADALNIEISIEGKHTLHANTATSIRNVARLIADVTDFMTLAPGDVLTLGVPHGAPVALPGDKVRVTIGDWAPLDFSMTTQGGAR
- a CDS encoding fumarylacetoacetate hydrolase family protein, which gives rise to MMRGRVAYAGAIHEAYPHERGVRLADGRICREEDVVWLAPIEFGTIFALGLNYAEHAKELQFSKQDEPLVFLKGPGGVIGHRGVTRRPADVTFMHYECELAVVIGRPAKEVKREDAMQYVAGYTIANDYAIRDYLENYYRPNLRVKNRDGGTVLGPWFVDAADIANVAQLELRTYVNGKLHQQGRTRDLVTDIPALIEYLSSFMTLAPGDIILTGTPDGIVNVDVGDEVICEIDGLGRLANVIASDADFNRD
- the hpaD gene encoding 3,4-dihydroxyphenylacetate 2,3-dioxygenase; protein product: MGKLALAAKVTHVPSLYLSELDGPHKGCRQAAIEGHHEIGRRCRELGVDTIVVFDVHWLVNSEYHINCAPKFEGIYTSNELPHFINNMEYAYPGNVQLGNLIAEVANQMGVKSRAHSETSLDLEYGTLVPMRYMNSDQHFKTVSVAGWCMWHDLSTSARFGLAVRKAIEEHYDGTVAILASGSLSHHFANNGTAEQFMHKVWDPFLEQTDRHVVSLWEKGDWKTFCGMLPLYNEKCWGEGGMHDTAMLLGALGWDRYEGKAEVITPYFGSSGTGQINAILPVTPLPA
- a CDS encoding 5-carboxymethyl-2-hydroxymuconate Delta-isomerase; amino-acid sequence: MPHLTLEYSANLANEESIGDLCRKLAQSLDAQRENDQRLYPPGGIRVRALRCEQYCIADGKTEAAFLHANLKIGAGRSETAKKATGDALFEVIKLHFAQTFEKQGLALSLEINEFSEAGTWKHNNLHVRLKS